Sequence from the Ereboglobus luteus genome:
GCGCGCCGACGATCCCGACGGCGGTCCGCTTACCGTCACCTTCCTCGCCCGCCGCCGTCCCGACGCGGCCCGCGACCTCAATCTCGTCCTGCTACCCGACACACAGTATTACGTTCGCGAGCGCCACAACGGCACCGCCGCAATGTTCATCGCGCAAACCGACTGGGTCATTCGCCACGCCCGCCCCCTCAACATCGCCGCCGTGCTTCACCTCGGCGACATCACCGACCGGGGCGATGTCGAGCGCAACGAATGGGTCAATGCCGCCAATGCCATGTATCGGCTCGGCGATCCCGCCGCCACCGGTCGCCCCGATGGCATCCCCTACATCCTCGCCGTCGGCAACCACGACCAGCGTTACGAAAACGGCACGTGGGAAGGCCCCGCGACACTCTTCAACGAATATTTCGGCGTGAAACATTTTTCGCAAAAAAGCTACTACGGCGGCCACTACGGAAAGAACAATAACAACTACTATATATTCTTCGACTCGGGTCCCGAGAAATTCGTTGTCGTCTCCCTCGAATACGACGCGTCTGCGAAACGCCCCGAAGTCCTCCAATGGGCCGACGGCATCTTGAAAAAGCACGCCGACCGCCGTGCCATCATCATCACCCATTCCACGCTCACCCCCGGCATCCAGTCCGCGCACACCAAGGACGGCGCCGCCGCCTACGCCGCGCTCAAGGGCAATAAAAACCTCATGCTCCTCATCGGCGGACACATCACCGGCGAGGGCCGCCGCACCGACACCTTCAACGGCTCCACCGTCCACTCCGTCCTCATGGATTTTCAGTCCGACAAAAACGGCGGCAACGGCATGCTCGGCATGCTCACGCTCTCCCCGCGCACCAACAAAATCCACGCCGCCGCCTTTTCCCCGCACACCAACAGCGGACGGCTCGACGGCTGCGCGACCTACACGCTCGACTACGATTTCGGCGCAAAAATCGAAGCCTTCGCCAAAGTCGCCACCGTCGAGGTTTCCGCCGGCGCGACCGCAACCGCGACATTGGAAAACATGGACGCCTCCGCCACCTACGAATGGGTTGCCGAAATCAGCGACAAAGGCAAAACCACGCGCACGAGCGCCCGCGCGATTTCGAACAAATAAACCATTCCTGAAAAGAATCAAAAAACGCAGATACAAGCCACTGAATCTTGGCATTATTCTGCGGCATCCTGTGGATAAAAACCAACTAGGCAAACGATCACTACTTTACAAAGGAGCATCTAAAAATAAAAACGCTTGCATCTTCATCATGGAATGTCCCCGAAAAATATTCATATGAAAAGCTTTGATCGCCTCAAAATCACTGGCCTTGTGATTGTCTGTTTGGTTGCCGGTTTGCTCACACGAGCGCAAGATGTCGGCGCATCCACGTCTTCCGAGACGACGATTGATCATAAATCCCTAAATTATTTTATGAATGATTTCTGTAGAAAAAAAATATGGGGAAGTCATATCTTGGTCGAACACGTTGAAGCGCTTCGGGATGTTGTTAAAATAGTTAAATATTCCGAGCGTTGGCTGAATAATGTTCAGTCTTTTGCTGAAAAGACTGGGGATAAAAGAACAGGCCGGAAAGCAGGGATCCTGCTGGAGCGATTGAAAAATGTGAATATCACAGAGGTCGAGCAGGAGATGAACGCCAGTCTGAATATTGGCAGGCCATATTTTCAGTTTATTACTATAAATGAAACCGACGGAAAAGTCAGAAACACCGACCTGCCGCGTGACGTCGCCAGTAGGCATTTGCGGAAAATTAGCGGTTTGAAAAAAGAATTGATGAAGTTTAGTGAAGAGTGTCAAACGGTGCTGGATGGCACGCCCGAAGGAAAAGTGATCGCCGGCCTTTTCCCGTTAAGCAGGCATAAGGCAAATAAGACGGAGGAAATTATATTCACGCCAACAATCCCGGTGGAGAAAATTGCATATAATCTTGAGATGATGATTTATACCATACTCAAGCAAAATAACAATATGATTGAATATAATATACAAGTTCGCAATGTAATCCATGTTTCCACTTTTGTGGATTCTTTGAAGGAAAGCGGGGCCGGGGCGTTGCAGATTTTAAAAAAAATGTATGATGATTATGAAACAAAACAAATTCCGATTTATGAAAATATGCTAGATTTATTAAATAAGATGAACGAAGATCCGAACGCCCAAACCGTCGGGGATATGAAAGCATTCATAGACGAACATTTACCCAAAATATACGGATTTTTTTGGGAAAAATATTTAAACACCGCCTATTTATATAAACATCACATCCAGCCCATCATGGCGGCTGAAGGAAATGTGGTAGCGGGTGCGGGGGATGCATTGCGCTATCTTCTGTATGAATTGAACTCAGACCAGGGCCCCTTCCCCTTTCCCGAACAAAGTCTCACGCGGTAATTCAAAAACACTCGATTCGATCAAAGTTGAACAAACTCAGTCCTCATATATTACTAAAATAAGAAATACAAATTCTTCCTCCGTGTCCCAATAAATGAACTCAAAGAAATACACTTCACTCCTCCTCACTTCCCTCCTTCTTGCCGCGCCCGTTGCGTTTTCCGCCACCGCGCCGGTTCACACCGATTTTGAGCGCGGCGCTCCGTCGGACATCGACGAAAACAAACTCACCACCGCCATCGATTCCAGCCGCGCGCACTCGGGCAAAAATTCGCTGCGCATCACCTCCGCGCCGAAGGCCGCTTGGGGATACTACTCGCTCGAGCTCGACGGCAAACTGGACTTCTCCGAAAACTACGATTTCTCCGTCTGGGTTTACACCGAGAAAGCCACGAAAATCTCGGTCTACATATCCGCCGAGGACAGCACCGGCGAACGCTACACGCTGATCAACGGCGCCGGCGCCATCAAACCCGGCCAATGGTCGCGCCTGAGCGGACGGGTGTTTGCGGGCGACTGGCGCAAACAGGATCGCACTTACCGCTTCATCGTCCGCGCCAACGGCACCTACTGGATCGACGACCTTTCGCTGCGCCCCAATCCCGAGAAAACGCCCGCGCAAGTCTGGCCCCAACTCAAGACCGCCCTCAATTCCGCGGCGGGCAAACGCGCCTCCTCGCTCAAGCCCGGCGGCAGCCTCGCGCTTGACGCCCGCAACGCCGCCCTCGCCCCCGACATCACCCGCGCCGAAACTTCGCTGCCCGTCGAAGCCGCCGCCGTCATTCCCGCAGACGGCATGCTCGTTTTTGCCATCGACGCCAAGGATGACCTGAGCCTCACCGGTTCGCTCCAACTCGAGCCCGACGCCGACCTGCAACCCGGCTTGCGCGTCACCGTGCTCGCGAACGACACCGTTATCGCAGCCCCCGCCGTGAAAGCCGACGCGTGGAAAGCCGTCCGACGTCCGCGTGGCGCGCGCACCATTCACGGCGTTCCCGAGGGGCTCCGCGGCGAACGCCCGTCCGCCACCATCGCGCTTACGCCGTTCCGCCTCGCGAAAGGCCGCAATTACATCACCGTCGCCAGCCCGCATTTCCGCGGCGCGGGCAACTTCGCAAAACTCGAACTGCGCGCCGACGCCAAGCCCGCCGAGAAACCGCTCTACGCCTTCGGACTCCTCTCCGACACGCACCTCAGCTACAACCGGCGCGAGTGGCGCAACACCATGGCCGGCGCGCCCTCCGGTCCGCAACTCGAGGCCGTGCTCCGCCAGATCAAGCGCGAGGACGCCGCCTTTGCCATCATCGCGGGCGACATGACCGACGACGCCCGTCGCGACCAATTCTCCGACCTCGCCCGCGTCATCAAGCGCGCCAACCTTCCCGTTTACGGCTGCCTCGGCAATCACGACACCTCGCGCGACTCCCGCAAGGACATCGCCGCCACCATCCCGATGATTTTCCCCGACGGCCCGAAAAACGCCGACTACGCCTTCGCCCGTCCGCCGCTGCGCTTCATTGTCCTCGACGGTTCCTACTGGCGCGATTCGTCCGGCAAACTCCACGATCACCGCACCAACAAAAACGACAAAACCACCCCCGCGACGGCGCGCTCGACTGGCTGCGCGACACGCTCGCGAAGGACACCACCACGCCCACCATTGTCGTTTCGCACTATACGTTTTATTCGCACGGCGGCGTTTCACCCGTGAGCGGCTACGACCGCGGCAACTCGCATTTGAACAAGAACCTCATGGCCGTCCTCGATGCCGCGCCCAACGTCGTCGCCGCGATGAACGGCCACATGCACTACAACGAAGTCGCCACGCACAAAGGCATCACCTGCATCCAGAACCCGGCCTTCGCCGAGTGGCCCAACGCCTACCGCATGTGCCGCGTTTATCCCGACCGCATGGAGTGGGAAGTGCGCCAGCTCCCCAACCGCGGCCTCATCCGCGAAGAATTCATCCCCGAACTCGCCCTCGCCTGGCAACTCTCCACCGACGAAGGCGATCTCGCCGGCACCGTCAACCTGGCACCTCGCGCCAAAAAATAATCCCGCAGTGGCATCGCTTGCGGCGCCACCCATTCACTCCCAAACAAAGTGATCCACAGATGACGCAGATGAACACAGATTCAAACCGCTGATGTTTGTATTTTATCTGCGTCCATCCGCGCCATCTGTGGATAAAAACCGAAATGAAAACCAAAACTCCACATACCCGCCTCGCATTCATCTTCGCACTCGCCGCCATGTTTCCCGCGGTCATCATGGCGCAGCCGAAAATCGTCCAGAAGGCCACGCTTGAATATGATTTTCCCGGACGCTACGAGGGGCAGGCCGCGCAGGGCATGGCGATTTACGAGGAAGTCGCCCTGCTTTTTAACAACGAGGGGCATTGCCGGATTTATAATCTAAAAACCAAGAAAAAGCTTACCGAGTTCAACCTCGCCAGCCACGGCGGCTCCAACCACGTCAACTGCGTTTCCTTCGGCGTGGAACAACCCAAGGGCGCGTTTTTTCCGGTGATCTACGTCTCCGAGTGCTACGGCAACCGCCAGTGTTTTGTTGAAAGCATCTCGCCCAAGGGACCGCGCCTGCTCCAGACCCTCACAATAAAAACCGGCGGCATCGAGGAGCGCAGTTTCGACTGGGTGGTGGATCGCGAAAATAAATTCATCTATTCGCTCGCCAGTCAGTCGAAGGACGGGAAAAAGGGCGTCCAAGTCACCAAGTGGAATTTGCCGCCCCTTGGGAAAAAGAAAATCACCTTTCAGAAAGCCGATATCGTCGATCAGTTTTTTGTCGCCTTCCCAAATCTCACCCAGGGCGCGTGCATCCGCAAAGGTTACCTTTACCTGCCCGTCGGTCTCCATGACGCACCGGAGGGCGCGCCGGATTTCAAGAGCCGCGAAATCATCGTCGTCAACCTGAAGACAAAGAAGATCGAGAAGAGCATAGACATCAACGCCAGCTGCCCCTACGAGCCGGAGGACTGCGATTTCTATGGCGATACCCTGCTTTTATATTGCGGCCAGCAAGGCGGCCTCTGGCGCATCCCCGGCGTTTTATAAAAACCATCACGCAATTTGAACCAACCGCGGATGAACGCAGATTAACACAGATACAAACTTCCTGTTTTTTGTATTTATCAGCGACCATCAGTGTCCATCCGCGGTTAAAAAATAAAATGAAACAAAAAACTCCACATCACCTCCCTGCCTTCTCACGGGTCTTCGCTTTCGTCTTTGCGCTCGCCATCATTTCTTCCGGCAGCGCTGCCGCGCAAACATCCGCGAAGCAGCCCGCCGACACTCAAAGGGCGTTTAGCTTTATAAAAAAATCCGATGCCATGCTTCAGGAGCAGGCGCGGGTCATCTTCAATCAGGCCCGCAAGGTTTTCGCCGCGCACCCGCCCTCCGCCACGCCTTCCGACGAACGGCTGCTCGCCTTCTACGCGCTCGACTCGCTTTTCCACGACACCCGCCTCGACAAGGGCGAGGCGTTCACCGGGTTCATGGAGGACACCGCCAAGCGCGTCGCCGACACTCTTGCCGGCCCCAAGCCCGCCTCCGGGCTGCGCATCATCCGTTTTTATAATCACGGTTTTATTTTGCAAACGCCCACGGTCACGATCGCCATCGACATCGTGCGCGGCGGCAAGCGCGTCATCACCGGCGTCGAGGAGGAACCCTTCCTCGACCTGGAACTCATTCGCCCGATCATTGAGCGTTGCGACGCGCTTTTTGTTTCGCATCCGCACAACGACCATGCCGACCTCCGCGTCGCCAAACTTTTCACCGAGGCCGGCAAACCCGTCGTCGCGCCGCCCGGACTTTGGACGGATGTTTCGCCGCTCGTCCTCCATCCGCGCGCCGCCGACGCCACCGAGCCGATCGACATCACCGTCGCGCTCCGCTCCATCAAGTCGCCGCTCGCCGTGCGCGTTTATCCCGGACACCAAGGCAAGGTTCCCAACAATCTCTACGCAATCACCACGCCCGAGGGTAAGACCATCCTGCATTCCGGCGACCAGACTGGCGGCGGCGCGGACCTTTCCTGGCTTCTCAAAATCCGCGAGCAAATCCGCGTGGATGTTTTCCTCCCGCAATGCTGGATGTCGCGCCTCCCGCTCGTCGTGGAAGGCGTCGCTCCCGCGCTTGTGCTCACCGGCCACGAAAACGAAATGGGCCACACCATTGACCACCGCGAGTCCTATTGGCAATGTGTGCGCCGTGTGCAAAAAATCTCCGCCCCGTCATCCTCACCGCCTGGGGCGAACATGTGGACATTCCCTGACCAGCAATCACCATCAAATAAAAGGGTAGGGCGAACCCTCCGGGTGAGCCGCTCCGTTTCGAGCCTCGGCTCACTCTGAGTGAGCGCCCTGCCAAATCCAAATTTTTAAGCACCAACTCCAAACTCTAAACACACCAAAACATGATCACGAAAAAATCATTTCTCCTGCCATTTAGCCTCGCGCTGGCCCTGATGTTCAGCGCCGCGTTGAACGCCGCCGACCGCGTTGACCAACTGCGCGCGAAGCTCTTCTCGCGCGACATCCCCGACGTGCTCGTCGTCGCGCATCGCGGCGACTGGCGTTACGCGCCCGAAAATTCCATGCAGGGCATCGAGCGCTCGATCTCGCTGGGCGTGGATGTCGTCGAGGTTGATCTCCAGCGCACCAAGGATGGCGTGCTCATCCTTATGCATGACAGCACGCTTGAGCGCACCACTTCCTACAAAGGGAAGGGCGGCGACAAGGGCAAGGTCTCCGAGAAAACCCTCGCGGAAATCAAAAAACTCACCCTCAAAAACGGCTGCGGCATCAGGACGCCGCACAAGGTCCCCACGCTCGAGGAACTGCTCGTCGCCACCAAGGGCCGCGTGCTCATCAACCTCGACAAGGCCGACCGTTATTTCGACGAAGTCTTCGCGCTCCTTAAAAAAACCGGCACCACCCGCCAGATCATCATGAAAGGCAGCAAGCCCAACGATGAAGTTAAAAAGCTCTACGGCGCGTATCTCGACGAGGTCATTTACATGCCCATCGTGAACCTCGACAAGGAAGGCGCCGAGCAAATCATCCGCGATTTCCGCGCCGGCATCAACCCCGTCGCCTACGAGCTGCTCTACAAGCACGACACCAACCCGCTCCCCAAGCAACTCGCGCGCGAGCTGAAGGGCAACGCGCTCATCTGGTATAACACGCTTTGGGCAAACATGGCCGGCGGGCACGAGGACGAGTGCGCGATCACGCAAGGCCCCGACGCCGCCTACGGCTTCCTTATCGACAACCTCGGCACGCGCATCATCCAGACCGATCGCTCCGAGCTCCTGCTCAACTACCTGAAAAAACGCCGCCTGCACGACTGAGCCATGTAGGGGCGCACCTCGCGTGCGCCCTTGCGTTGTCCGCCTTGTGCGAACGCACGCAACCCATCCTTCGCGCCATCCGGGCGCGCGTAAAGCGCGCCCCTGCGATGGAGGCAGATTACTAAGCCCCAAAAACATCCCCTCTCAAAATCCCATGCGAAACCCCGCAGTTACATCCCTTATGAAACCCGCCACCCTCACCGCCGCGGCCTTCGCCGCCGTCACGCTCCCGCTCGCCGCCGCCGACAAGGCGCCCGCGCCCGGAAAACAACCAAACATTATCGTCATCCTTTCGGACGACATGGGCTACTCGGACATTGGCTGTTACGGCAGCGAAATCCGCACCCCCGCGCTCGACGCCCTTGCCGCCCGCGGCCTCCGGTTCACCCAATTCTACAACGGCGCCCGCTGCTGCCCCACGCGCGCCGCGCTGCTCACCGGCCTCTACGCGCACCAAGCCGGCATGGGCGGCATGACTCGCAACCAAAAACTCCCCGGCTACACCGGCTCCATTCGTGAAAACTGCATGACCATCGCCGAAATGCTCCGCCCCGCCGGCTACGCCACTTACGCCGTTGGCAAATGGCATGTCTCCCGCAACGCCAGGGAGACGCAAAACCTCCCCCTCCAGCGTGGCTTCGACCACTACTATGGAATGCTAATCGGCTCCGCCAGCTATTACGACCCCTCCTCGCTTGCCCGCGACAACACGATCATCACCCCCTACAACGACCCCGAGGGTTACCGTCCCGCCAACAATCAATTTTATCTCACAGACGCCATTGGCGACAACGCCATCCGCTACCTCGAGCAGCACGAGCGAAAAAAATCAGCCGGCGCGTCCGCGTCCAAACCCTTCTTCATGTATGTCGCGTTCACCGCGGCGCACTGGCCCCTGCAAGCCTTCCCCGAGGACATCGCCAAATACAAGGGCGCCTACGATGCCGGTTACGACGCCATCCGCCAGGCCCGTCATAAACGCCTGGCCGAACTCGGACTACTCCCTCCCGGCACCAAGCTCTCCCCGCCCGACAACACCGCGTGGAAAGACATCCAGGACAAGGAATGGGAAATCCGCTGCATGGAGGTTTACGCCGCCATGATTGACCGCATGGACCAAAACATAGCCCGCATCGTCGCCCACCTCAAAACCACCGGCCAGCTCGACAACACCGTCATCTTCTTCATGCAGGACAACGGCGCCTGCGCCGAAATCTTTACCCAAAGGGACAACCTCACCTTTCGCTGGCACAACGGCCCCCCACCAGCCACGCCGAGCGCCGCGTCCTCATGCGCGAGCCTCCCAACGCCGCCACCGCCACCTACGCGCCCCTCGGCCCCGACGACCTCCAGACGAGAAACTATCCCGTGCAAACCCGCGACGGACGCCCCATGCGCACCGGCCCCGCGGTCATGCCCGGCCCCGACGACACCTACATCGGCTACGGACAGGACTGGGCCAACGTCTCCAACACCCCCTTCCGCGAATACAAGCACTGGGTGCACGAAGGCGGCATCAGCACGCCGCTCATCGTCCACTGGCCCGCCGGCATTCCCGCCGCGCTCAACAGCAGCCTTGTCTGCACCCCCGCGCACATCATCGACATCGCCGCCACCTGCGTTGACTTGGCCGGCGCAAAATATCCCGCCAAACGCGGCGACACCGCGATCACACCGCTCGCTGGGATCAGTCTGCGCCCGCTCTTCACCGGCGCCCAAGTCCACCGTCCCGCGCCGATATTCTGGGAGCACGAGGGCAACCGCGCCGTGCGCGATGGAGACTGGAAACTCGTCGCCAAAGGCCACGACGGCCCTTGGGAACTCTACAACATGACCGCCGACCGCACCGAGCTCAACAACCTCGCCGCGCAACACAAGGACATCACCAACCGCCTCGCCACCGCATGGGAAAACTGGGCCGTTGAGGCCAAGGCCAAACCATGGCCCTGGGACAAGACGCCCCCCGTCCAAGGCGGCGCGGCCAAGTCAAAATCAAAAAACAAGTCCGCCAAAAAATAACCAGCCATTCTTTCCATGAAACCCGCCACCCTCACCGCCGCGGCTCTTGCCGCCGCCACACTCCCGCTTGTCGCCACCGCCGCCGACAAGACGCCCGCGTCCGTGAAGCAGCCAAACATTATAATCATCCTCAGCGACGACATGGGTTATACCGACATCGGTTGCTATGGCGGGGAAATCCGCACGCCCGCAATCGACAAGCTCGCGCAGCGCGGCCTGCGCTTCACGCAGTTTTACAACAACGCCCGCTGTTGCCCCACGCGCGCCTCGTTGCTTACCGGCCTCTACGCGCACCAAGCCGGCATGGGCGGCATGAACCGCAACCAAAAACACCCCGGCTACACCGGCTCATTGCGCGACAATTGCATGACCATTGCCGAAATGCTTCGCCCCGGAGGTTATTCCACCTACGCCGTCGGCAAATGGCACGTCTCGCTCGAATCAGGCGAACCGGCAAACTGGCCCTTGCGGCGCGGCTTCGACAAGTTCTACGGCACCATTCTCGGCTACGGCAGTTTTTATGACCCCGCCACGCTCTGCCGTGACAACACCCTCATCACCCCCCTCAACGATCCCGGCTACAAGCCGCCATCGGGAAAATATTATTACACCGATGCCATCGCCGACAACGCCGTGCTCTACATCAAGCAGCACCAGCGCGACAACGCCTCTGCGGACGGCTCCACGTCCAAACCCTTCTTCATGTATGTCGCCTTCACCGCCGCGCACTGGCCCATGCACGCGCTGCCCGAGGACATCGCAAAATACAAGGGCGTTTATGACAACGGCTACGACCCCATTCGCGCCGCGCGTTACAAGCGCGCAATCGAACTCGGAGTCCTCCCGCCCGGCACGAAACTCACGCCGTCCGACAATGCCGGCTGGGACAACGTGAAGGACAAGGAGTGGGAAGCCCGCTGCATGGAAGTTTACGCCGCCATGATTGACCGCATGGACCAGGGCATCGCGCGCATTGTCGCCCAACTCGACGCATCCGGCCAGCTCGACAACACCATCATCATGTTCATGCATGATAACGGCGGTTGCGCCGAGCCGCAAGGCCGCCAGCCCGAGCCCGCCGCCAACGTGCCCGCGCCCGGCGAGACATTCCGTCCCCTCGGCCCCGACGAGCCCCAGCCCAAGGCCCGCCCTCCTCACATGCAAGCGCGCGACGGACGCCCCATCCGCACTGGCGTAGGCACGATGCCCGGCCCCGAGGACACCTACATCGGCTACGGACACGACTGGGCCAACGTCTCCAACACGCCCTTCCGCGAATACAAGCACTGGGTGCACGAAGGTGGCATCAGCACGCCGCTCATCGTCCACTGGCCCGCCGGCATCCCTGCCGCGCTCAACGGCACATTTGTGCGCCCGCCCGCGCACATCATCGACGTGGCCGCCACCTGCGTTGATTTGGCCGGCGCAAAATATCCCGCCAAACGGGGCGACACCGCGCTCACACCGCTTGCCGGTGTCAGTCTGCGTCCGCTCTTCACCGGCGCGCAAACCTTGCAGCGCCCCGCGCCAATATTCTGGGAGCACGAGGGCAACCGCGCCGTGCGCGATGGAGACTGGAAGCTAGTCGCCAAGGGCTCCGACGGCCCTTGGGAACTCTACAACATTGCAGCCGACCGTGCCGAGCTCAACAACCTCGCCGCGCAGCACAAGGACATCGCCAACCGCCTCGCCGCCGCATGGGAAAACTGGGCCGTTGAGGCCAAGGCAAAACCTTGGCCTTGGGACAAGATCAAGCCCGGAAACGTCAACGCCCAAAAAACAAAAACCAAAAACAAAAGAAACAAAGGCGCGAAAAGTTAGACGCGTTGCCGTCCATGGCCGCCTTCCAATCTTCAACGCAATATTCTCACCACTAAACAAACACTAAATCCTAAGCCTAAATAAAAACCATGTCTTCATTCACCCGTCGCCAATTCCTCGGCACCGCCGCCGCGCTCTCCGCCGCTCCGCTCCTCTCGAAACTTCCCGCCGCCGCGTTTGCGTCCGGCTCGGACCGCCTCAAAGTCGGCCTCATCGGCTCCGGCGGACGCGGTGTCAGCGCCATGCGCAACTGCCTCGACGCCGATCCCTCCGTGATAGTCTGGGCCATCGGCGACGCTTTCGCCGACCGTCTTGAAAGCGCCCGCGACAACTTGGTCAACGGCACCCCGAAGAGCCGCAGGCCGCGCCCGCCCGTCGCGCCCGAGCGCCTCGCCATTCCGCCCGAGCGCCAGTTCATCGGCCTCGACGCCTACAAAAAAGTCATCAACTCCGGCGTCGATCTCGTCATCCTCGCCACGCCGCCGCAATTCCGCCCGGAACACATGGAGGCCGCCATCAACGCCGGCGTGCACGTCTTCGCCGAAAAACCCGTCGCCGTGGATGTCGCCGGCGTGCGTCGCGTTATCTCCGTCGGCGAGCTGGCGAAACAGAAGCGCCTCGCGATCGTCGCCGGCACGCAATTCCGCTACAGCGGCCACTACATCGAGACCATGCGCCGCGTTCACGACGGCGACATCGGCGAGCTTGTCGGCGGGCAGTTTTATTATCTGACAAACGGGCTCTGGCACCACGACCGCAAACCCGGCTGGACGGATATGGAATACCAAATTCGCAACTGGCTTTATTACACCTGGCTGAGCGGCGACCACATCGTCGAGCAGCACATCCACAACATCGACGTCATGAACTGGGCCTTCGGCGGACCTCCCCTCAAGGCCATCGGCATGGGCGGACGCCAGAGCCGCACCGACCCGAAGTATGGCAACATTTTTGACCACTTCGCCGTCGAGTATGAATATGCGAATGGCGTCCGCGTGCAAAGCATGTGCCGCCAGGCGCCCGGCGCGTCCACCCGCTCCAACAACGAGCGACTCGTCGGCACCAAGGGCACCGCCCGGCTCCCCGCAGCCATCACCGGCCCGAAAGCGTGGAAGTTCACCGACGACACGCCCAACGGTCTCGTCGCCGAGCACGTCGCGCTGATCAAAGGCATTCGCAACGGCAACCCGCTCAACGACGCCAAGCGCGTCGCCGAAAGCACGCTGACCGCAATCCTCGGGCGCAACTCCGCCTACACCGGGCGCGAAATCAACTACGCGTGGCTGCTCAACGCCTCCAAGGAAAACCTCACGCCCGAAACCTGCCGCTTCGACATGGCCCCGCCGAAAAGCGAAATCGCCATCCCCGGCGTTACGCCGCTCGTGTGACCTGGGAGCGCGGGCGTCCCGCCCGCACAACCCTCCAAACCTGCGGGCAAGATGCCCGCGCTCCCGGGATGCAGCCGCATCCCAATGTCCCTTCATTTCGGAAAAACCAACAATAACCACTGCCACCAACCGCCAGCCAACGCGCCACCATGAACCTGAACCGTCGCACCTTCCTAAAATCCGCCGCC
This genomic interval carries:
- a CDS encoding sulfatase/phosphatase domain-containing protein; translation: MPGPDDTYIGYGQDWANVSNTPFREYKHWVHEGGISTPLIVHWPAGIPAALNSSLVCTPAHIIDIAATCVDLAGAKYPAKRGDTAITPLAGISLRPLFTGAQVHRPAPIFWEHEGNRAVRDGDWKLVAKGHDGPWELYNMTADRTELNNLAAQHKDITNRLATAWENWAVEAKAKPWPWDKTPPVQGGAAKSKSKNKSAKK
- a CDS encoding glycerophosphodiester phosphodiesterase family protein: MITKKSFLLPFSLALALMFSAALNAADRVDQLRAKLFSRDIPDVLVVAHRGDWRYAPENSMQGIERSISLGVDVVEVDLQRTKDGVLILMHDSTLERTTSYKGKGGDKGKVSEKTLAEIKKLTLKNGCGIRTPHKVPTLEELLVATKGRVLINLDKADRYFDEVFALLKKTGTTRQIIMKGSKPNDEVKKLYGAYLDEVIYMPIVNLDKEGAEQIIRDFRAGINPVAYELLYKHDTNPLPKQLARELKGNALIWYNTLWANMAGGHEDECAITQGPDAAYGFLIDNLGTRIIQTDRSELLLNYLKKRRLHD
- a CDS encoding metallophosphoesterase family protein, translating into MSGYDRGNSHLNKNLMAVLDAAPNVVAAMNGHMHYNEVATHKGITCIQNPAFAEWPNAYRMCRVYPDRMEWEVRQLPNRGLIREEFIPELALAWQLSTDEGDLAGTVNLAPRAKK
- a CDS encoding DNRLRE domain-containing protein; protein product: MNLPKKTPALFVLAFLFAASALANTNTAADITGSDFKTITFQNGSDGYSGTVDVRVAKNTPAAHDPKSAVFWIQYERDPETNKFKNNSVALLRFDNLFGNAPGQIPPGSPIVKATLRLHSGHSKNAESRNRLNLNRMLVPWDASAAWNYPAWGRNGIQTDDREAAAEPDDLAIFNEKDVARDFDVTRTLRAWSGGAPNHGWLLHHVFRKTSNALGIVSSHSKAAQKRPQLTITYDANPANRAPVAADLAAARAAPGSATLSLRADDPDGGPLTVTFLARRRPDAARDLNLVLLPDTQYYVRERHNGTAAMFIAQTDWVIRHARPLNIAAVLHLGDITDRGDVERNEWVNAANAMYRLGDPAATGRPDGIPYILAVGNHDQRYENGTWEGPATLFNEYFGVKHFSQKSYYGGHYGKNNNNYYIFFDSGPEKFVVVSLEYDASAKRPEVLQWADGILKKHADRRAIIITHSTLTPGIQSAHTKDGAAAYAALKGNKNLMLLIGGHITGEGRRTDTFNGSTVHSVLMDFQSDKNGGNGMLGMLTLSPRTNKIHAAAFSPHTNSGRLDGCATYTLDYDFGAKIEAFAKVATVEVSAGATATATLENMDASATYEWVAEISDKGKTTRTSARAISNK
- a CDS encoding carbohydrate binding domain-containing protein: MNSKKYTSLLLTSLLLAAPVAFSATAPVHTDFERGAPSDIDENKLTTAIDSSRAHSGKNSLRITSAPKAAWGYYSLELDGKLDFSENYDFSVWVYTEKATKISVYISAEDSTGERYTLINGAGAIKPGQWSRLSGRVFAGDWRKQDRTYRFIVRANGTYWIDDLSLRPNPEKTPAQVWPQLKTALNSAAGKRASSLKPGGSLALDARNAALAPDITRAETSLPVEAAAVIPADGMLVFAIDAKDDLSLTGSLQLEPDADLQPGLRVTVLANDTVIAAPAVKADAWKAVRRPRGARTIHGVPEGLRGERPSATIALTPFRLAKGRNYITVASPHFRGAGNFAKLELRADAKPAEKPLYAFGLLSDTHLSYNRREWRNTMAGAPSGPQLEAVLRQIKREDAAFAIIAGDMTDDARRDQFSDLARVIKRANLPVYGCLGNHDTSRDSRKDIAATIPMIFPDGPKNADYAFARPPLRFIVLDGSYWRDSSGKLHDHRTNKNDKTTPATARSTGCATRSRRTPPRPPLSFRTIRFIRTAAFHP
- a CDS encoding MBL fold metallo-hydrolase, whose amino-acid sequence is MKQKTPHHLPAFSRVFAFVFALAIISSGSAAAQTSAKQPADTQRAFSFIKKSDAMLQEQARVIFNQARKVFAAHPPSATPSDERLLAFYALDSLFHDTRLDKGEAFTGFMEDTAKRVADTLAGPKPASGLRIIRFYNHGFILQTPTVTIAIDIVRGGKRVITGVEEEPFLDLELIRPIIERCDALFVSHPHNDHADLRVAKLFTEAGKPVVAPPGLWTDVSPLVLHPRAADATEPIDITVALRSIKSPLAVRVYPGHQGKVPNNLYAITTPEGKTILHSGDQTGGGADLSWLLKIREQIRVDVFLPQCWMSRLPLVVEGVAPALVLTGHENEMGHTIDHRESYWQCVRRVQKISAPSSSPPGANMWTFPDQQSPSNKRVGRTLRVSRSVSSLGSL